TGTTTTATCAACTCAGCCAAGAGAGTTTACAGAGGCTGATAGAGAACTTTTATTTGCCTTTGCAAATCAAGCTGCTATTGCTATTGAGAATGCAAAACTTTTTAAAGATTTGAAAAAGGCAAAAGATGAATTAGAGATATCGAATAAGAATTTAGAGAAGAGGGTTACGGAGAGATCAAAAGAACTAAAGGAGATGCAAGCACACCTCATTTATTCTGAAAGGTTGACAGCTTCAGGCAGATTAGCAGCTGGAATGGCTCGCGAGATTAGTAATCCTCTTCAAGCCATTGATTGCTTTATTAGTTCTGTTATGAAGAATATTGACAAGAAGAGCCAGGATAGAGAGTATTTAGGGTTAGCCAAGGAAGGGATTAATAGGATAGAAGCGATTGTGAGAAAACTTTTAGAATTTCATCGTCCAGAAGCAATAAAAAAGAGGTTAGTGGATATAAACTCAATTATAAAAAATACCCTTTCTCTAACAAGGAATCAACTTTTACAAAAAAATATAGTTGTTGTAGAGGACTTTTCCGCTGATTTACCAGAAGTCAATGTCTCTCCCCAACAGTTTCATCAGGTCTTATTAAACCTTATAACAAACGCAGAGGATGCAATGCCAGACGGGGGTGAATTAAGGATTAAAACAAGGAATAGTAAGCGAGCAGTTTATATCGATATAAGTGATACAGGAGCGGGTATGCCTGAAGAGTTGTTAGGGAGAATATTTGAACCCTTTTTTACTATCAACAAGAATAAGGGTATTGGATTGGGGCTTTCTATTTCTTATGGGATTATAAAGGTTCATAATGGGGAGATCCTCGTAAAAAGCAAAGAGAAAGAAGGCTCAAATTTTACTATAAAACTTCCTGTAGAGAAATAATTATCAAGAACTCTGCTTTCAAATACCGACTGAAAAAATCAAGGGTGTCCTTCTTTGGTCCCTTTGCTTTCGCACGCAACAAAGGGATAAATATCACAAATCCCAAATTATCAGTTGATATTTTCTTCCTTTAATATTATCTTTAGAAAAATCATTCATTTTCCAAATCGAGGTTTTTATGCCAAAGATACCACGATGCATGAGCACGCAGCACCCGGACAATGTCCGCCTCCCCTTCTTTGTCGAGGAGAGCCTTATCGACAAGGAGCATGAGGTGATTGAGGCGTATTATGCCTTTTCCCATCTCGGATGCGATGAGCAGATGTGGGACTGCGAGGGAAAAGAGGTGGATAACTATGTGGTGAAGAAGCTCCTCATGAAATACGAATCCTTTTTCAAGGAAAAGGTTTTAGGGAGGGATGTCTTTCTTACGCTTCGCGTCCCGAACCCCTCGGTTGAGCGGGCCGAGGCCAAGATACTCCTGGAGACACTGGAGAGCCTCCCCCGCTCCTATGATGCAGCCAAGCTCTTCTATAAAGAAGATATTGCTCCTATCTTTGAAATCATCCTTCCCATGACCCTCACCCACAAAAGCCTTGAGAGAATTTATCGGTATTACAGGGATTTTGTTGTGGGAAAGCAGGAGATGCCCTTCAGAGATGGGGATATTACCATAAAGGAATGGATCGGCGAGTTCAAGCCAGAAAGAGTGAATGTTATCCCGCTTTTTGAAGATACTGACCGTATGTTAAACGGTCACAAAATCTTAAAAAAATATTTAGAGGATAAGAAGCTAAAGTATCAGCGGGTCTTTCTGGCTCGGTCTGATCCAGCCATGAACTATGGCATTGTGAGTGCTGTTCTTTTAAACAAAATCGCCCTTTGGAAACTTCAAAGATTAAGTGAAGAGATAGGGATTGATATCTATCCGATTATAGGGGTCGGTTCTGTTCCCTTCAGGGGGAATCTCAAGCCCTCAACTGTTGAAAGAGTCCTTCATGAATATCCTTCTGTTCAGACCTATACCATCCAATCGGCATTTAAGTATGACAACCCTGCAGAAGAGGCAATCGAGGCGATCAACAAAATAAAGAGGCACAAGTGTGGTCAAACATTAAAGGTTGTTGAGAAGAGGGCTCTGGATATCATCAAGAGATATACCCATGAATATCAGAAGATTATCAAGGGGATGGCACCCCTGATCAATGAGGTGGCAAAGTATGTCCCAAGCCGAAGGGAGAGGAAGCTTCATATCGGACTTTTCGGATATGCCAGAGAGATGAAGGGGATTAGTCTGCCCAGAGCCATACAGTTTACAGCGGCCCTTTATTCCATCGGTCTTCCGCCTGAGATCTTTGGTCTTGGAAGCTTAAAGAGAGAAGATGTCGATTTTATCAAAGAGGTCTATATCTATTTTGAAGAGGATCTTATGGATGCGCTTAGGTATCTCAATAAGAATTCCTTAAAACTCCTTCCGCCGAAGATAAGGAATCAGATCAAGAATTTTCTAAAGAGGTTCGATTTTGATATCGGGAGTGATGCTGAACATATAGAGCTGACAGATAAGATCAGAAAACTTATTGATGAGAGGTCTCAGCAGAATATCCAGGAGTTTGTCGTTAATGCGGCCTATCACAGAAGATTTCTGGGATAGATTTTGTTTGATGATGAAAATAGGATTTTGAGACTAAAAATCTTTACAAGAGGTCTTTTTTCTTTTCCTCAAATTCTTGCTTGTTAATCTCTCCTTTTGCATATCTCTTTTTAAGGATATCGAGTGCGCTCTCCTCTTCTTTTGAAAAGAGTTCTGGCTTTCTTGTTAATGTAATCCATCTCACAAGAAAGATAATAACCACAATGGTCAAAACCAAAAAAACAATCATAAACAAGGGGCCGAACCATCTCATCATTCCAAACCCCCAGTGCATCATATCAGGTCCTATTCCATATCCCTCTCTATATTGCGCATGTGCAGGTTCAAAGGCAGAGAAGATAAATAAAAGAGATAAACAAAAGGTCATCAGCCGTGATTGAAACATTTTCATTATAAAAACCCTCCTTTCATTAAAGATAGGAGTTTAGGACAGGTTTTTCTCTTTTTCTTGGCCCGAAAGAATGATTTGCTAAATATTGCCAAAGGAGTCCAACAAGGGAGTTGTCGAGGTAGGAACGTATCGATACATAACAGCTGCCGCAGTTGTTGTTTGGTACGAATTCGCGATGAATCTCATCAAGTGAAGTATATCTTTGGTCATGCATCGAACAGGGCTTGAGATAGCCGTCTGGCGTAATCACGAGGAAATGTCTGCCAGCGTTGCAGCCCTTGATTTCCTGGTTTTTAAAAAACTCATAGGTACCCTCAATAGTGAAATCGGCATTCAGAATATGTCCACAATTCCTTTTTTTGTACTCCTTGAGTTTGTCCAACTGGCACCGAAGTTTTAACAGGTCTTCTGGTTTTTCTATGGTGTAGCGACGCTCTTTGGTACGCAAGATGGAATAGGCACTGAAAGAGATTGAGACTCCCCAGCGCTCAGCGGTGCGCACCAGGTCCATGATATGAGGCATATTTTCATTCGTGATCGTGCTGTTGATCACAATATCATTATGCCCGAGCGAAGCCAGCTTGGGGACGAGCTTATTCAGGTGATCGTAAAGGCCTTGGAAGCTTCGCCATTCATCGTGTCTTTTGTCCGGGAAGCAAAGCGAGATTGAAAGCTGGTTCATACCTGCTTCCCTAAAATCAAGGTATTTTTCCTTTGTGAGCAGCGATCCGTTGGTAACCACAATAATATAAGGCGTGTGTTTGCCATTGGGTTTCATCGCCCGGAGGATGTCCGTCAGATCATCTCTAAGAAGAGGCTCCCCGCCAGAGACCTGCAAGATTACCGGCTTAAGAGTCTTTATCAGGTGATGATAGCCATAAGGGCCGATTCGCTTTTCTCCCTCTACCTCGCCGCCCCTGTTGCAATGATTGCAATTCGCTGTGCAGGAATGGGTCATTTCAAGAGAGACGACGGTCGGATAACCCCGAAGATATGCTGGGATCCCACGGCTTAGTATAGCGAAGGTCTCTATTTTGGTAAGTTTCCGCATGGCTGTTAATGATATCAGAAATGAAAAATTATAAAAGGTCTTTTTTCATTGATTCAAATTCTTCTTTACTGATCTCTCCCTTTTCATATTTCTTCTTGAGTGTGGCCTCCTTGCTTTTTGTTTCTGAATCGATTCTCCTCGCCATCCATCCGATGAGGAACATGACAACAAAGACAAGCAGAATAAAGAAGCCTATGATCAGTATGATTCCAATCACACCAGGCATGATGTAAGCCTCCTTTTATTTTCTCCTTAAAGAGTTATCATGGATTCAGGGTCTTTTCCCTCAATCCAGAGCTCATGCCAGTATAAAAATACCAGAAGCGGATAAAGATAGGATTCCAGGCTTAGCTTTCCTGCACTATGAAGGTATAAAAGTTTTTTTATCGAGTCAAGATGAAAATAGTCCCCCTCTTTTAATAAAGGAGAGGTCTTAAGAAGAATACTGAGTTTCTCTGTTAAATTTTTTCTGAGTACTTGATAGCCCGCCCTTCCCAGTTTTATCTTTTTCATCTCTATCGCATGATCAGGAATCAACCCTTCAAGAGCCTTTTTAAGGAGATACTTCTGAATACCATTTTTCATCCTGATTTCAAGGGGGATGCCGAGGACAAAATCTAAGAGATCTGAATCCACATAGGGAAATCTTGGCTGAATGGAGTGGGGAGAAAAGGAGTTAAAAAGATAGGTTATAACTGTTTCAGGGTTAACAAGCATCAGGTTTATCCCTACGCATTTTTCAACAGGTTTGATATCCGGTTTCACCTCGAGCATCTTACTAGCGCAGAGATCGACCAGCGTAGCAGTACTGAGACCTTCATTTCTTTTTAGGAACGGAGAAGAAAAGATAAATTTTTTTTGGAAATCTTGGAGATATATCTTGTGCCCTAGATAGGGTTCATGACCTTTTGATATATGCTCGAAGATTTTTGTTTTCAATCCAGGAAGGAGAGTCTCTCCCTTCATCTTTTCAAAAAGAGAGTTCAAGCAATAGATTGCCTGTGCAGTCGGTTTTTTTAAAAATAAAATCTTTGACCAGGGCGATTCTAAGGTTCTACAGAGATCTAACAGGGGTATTGAATCTAAAAATATCGCATCCGCTAAAGTGCCGAGGAGTACTGTATCTACATCCTCCTCAGCCATTCTTTTGGTGAGGTGATAGATCTCTGGTAGGGCATAGTAGGCACAGGGTTCAGGGCTTACTTCTACAGCGCGTGGTAAAAGGTTGATAAAGTCTTCTTCTTTAATAATCATCTCATGGTGTTTTGTCTTGAAAATATCTTTGATTCTCCTTGCCATTAAAAGCTCAGCATCCACCATTTCATCCTTTACAGTGGAATAGGCAACGCTTAGCGTGTAGGTATTGATCATCTCCACATCTTTTTGTCTGGCAAGGGCCACAAGAGCACTGGAGTCCATGCCGCCAAGGGGGATACTCAGTTCTTTATTATTTTTGATCCGTCGTGTTACGCTGGATATAAGGAGGTCTCTTACCTTTTCTATATAGTAATTTTCATCAGCTTCCGTATGGGTGCTCTGAGGTATGGGCAGCCAGTATGTCCTGGGGATTAATTCATTTGAAAATTTTGAAGAGCTGTTATTTTTGGATATCATGAGTTCAATAAAATTTCCAGCAGGGATTTTCTTTATCCCTTTAATAAGGGTAAGGGGCGGAGGCACAGCACCATATGTAAAAAAATGATAAAGTCCCTCTTCGTTTAGCTCTCTTGGAACAGCCCTGCTATGAAGAAACGTTCCCATCTGATTGGTAAAAATAATGAGACCATCTTTTTTATTTTTTTGATGAAGAATGGCATAGTAGAGGGGTCTTGTCCCTGTTTTATCACGAACGAGATAGAGAAGCTTCTTTAAGCTGTCATAGAGAACAAAAACGAATTCACCATTTAGTTTTTTAAAGGAGTTCGTTCCCTCTTCCTGATAAAGATGAATTATGGCTTCAGCATTATTTTGGGTCGTAAAAATGTAACCCTTATTTTCTAAATGAGACCGCAACTCATCACTGTTTGCCAGAAACCCATCAAAAAAGAGAAATATCTTACCCTTTTCGTCTTTTAGGGGCTGTCTTTGTTCACCAAGAGGGTTCTCCTTTTTGGGGTTATACTTTATTCCCATAGCAATCAATCGATTATCGGGAAGGAGGGATTCTGAATGGCCCTTGTTGAGACAGAGGGATTCGATCATTCGGTGAAAAAGATTGATCTCGTCCTCTTTTAGATCCCTGCCAGGGGATACCATTCCACAGAATAAGGACATCTCGATTACCTTTTGATTTTTTCAGAAGTTTTTAGTCATTGAAGACTAAGATGGGATTATCAAAATTAAGAGGATAAGGCAAGAAAAATTATAGGGGTTTTCGCTTATCTTTTGTGTAAAAAATTTTCTCTAACCATTTTGTTTAAAGACATACAACGCTAACTTGTCACTTGGAAAATATCTATTATTATTTTACCTTAGAAGTTTGAATTTCATTTAAAGTGAGGCGCTAAAATGGAAGAGAAAAAAATCTACAAAACAGGAGATGTTGTTCCCGAAACCGCACTTTATGAGTGCTCGGTTTGTAATGACCTCAAAAAACCAGTAAGGCAAAGGCTTAAAGAAGGAGAAAAGTTCCCAAGATGTAGTGGCTGTAGTGACACTGACATATGGCAGAGAGTCTCATCCACTCTTGATATGCCTACGGGATGCCATTGCTAAATTTAAAGGTAGAAATCGTCTCTCTCAAAGAGAGAAGTTATCCTCTATCTCTTTAAAAAATTTTTCTTGACACTTCCCTCCTATTAAAATATATTTATAGGTGAACAAATGTTCACTTAAGATATTCTTGCCATGAAAGAAGAACTGACAAGCAAACAGGAAAAGATTCTCTCATTTATTACTCATCATATAGAAGATAAGGGATATCCCCCTACCTTTAGAGAGATTGGACAATTCTTTGGTATGGCCAGCACAAATGCCGTAAAGAAGTTTATCAATATACTGGAGGAAAAGGGATACATTCGAAGAAGCGCAAAGAGCGCCAGGGCCCTGGAAGTCATTGACCATACCAGGAGGCAAAAGGGAATATGGGTTCCCATCGTAGGGAGGATCACTGCAGGAGAACCTATCCTGGCTGTTGAAAACATAGAGGAGAGACTCCTCTTAGACCCTTCCCTTGCCAAAAGAGAGAACACCTTTTTACTAAGGGTTTATGGAGACAGCATGATAGAGGCAGGTATCCATGATCAGGATCTGGCATTGATCAAACCTCAAAAGACAGCTGAAAACGGGGAGATTGTTGCTGTATTGGTTGATGATGAGGCCACCATAAAGAGGTTTTATCGCAAGAAAG
This sequence is a window from Nitrospinota bacterium. Protein-coding genes within it:
- a CDS encoding ATP-binding protein: MNHTIEKTEQLKKNYFLKKIRYISSVILAFFLFVLALSFDAWEKVSEIVKKHENIEIDEIILVLAILTIVSLILCKRKNRELKHEITERDKMGKNLKNTTEQLKTFNEANKKLTSMISNEELLPWIAEQAAKLLNVDACNYRIREGNYLVRGGGTREALAILPKEKIKIGESLSGRIAKENKPIIITDGLSDDPRLLPEHRKKAAEYGFRSALGVPMCIDKENVGVLIVLSTQPREFTEADRELLFAFANQAAIAIENAKLFKDLKKAKDELEISNKNLEKRVTERSKELKEMQAHLIYSERLTASGRLAAGMAREISNPLQAIDCFISSVMKNIDKKSQDREYLGLAKEGINRIEAIVRKLLEFHRPEAIKKRLVDINSIIKNTLSLTRNQLLQKNIVVVEDFSADLPEVNVSPQQFHQVLLNLITNAEDAMPDGGELRIKTRNSKRAVYIDISDTGAGMPEELLGRIFEPFFTINKNKGIGLGLSISYGIIKVHNGEILVKSKEKEGSNFTIKLPVEK
- the ppcA gene encoding phosphoenolpyruvate carboxylase, which codes for MPKIPRCMSTQHPDNVRLPFFVEESLIDKEHEVIEAYYAFSHLGCDEQMWDCEGKEVDNYVVKKLLMKYESFFKEKVLGRDVFLTLRVPNPSVERAEAKILLETLESLPRSYDAAKLFYKEDIAPIFEIILPMTLTHKSLERIYRYYRDFVVGKQEMPFRDGDITIKEWIGEFKPERVNVIPLFEDTDRMLNGHKILKKYLEDKKLKYQRVFLARSDPAMNYGIVSAVLLNKIALWKLQRLSEEIGIDIYPIIGVGSVPFRGNLKPSTVERVLHEYPSVQTYTIQSAFKYDNPAEEAIEAINKIKRHKCGQTLKVVEKRALDIIKRYTHEYQKIIKGMAPLINEVAKYVPSRRERKLHIGLFGYAREMKGISLPRAIQFTAALYSIGLPPEIFGLGSLKREDVDFIKEVYIYFEEDLMDALRYLNKNSLKLLPPKIRNQIKNFLKRFDFDIGSDAEHIELTDKIRKLIDERSQQNIQEFVVNAAYHRRFLG
- a CDS encoding SHOCT domain-containing protein; amino-acid sequence: MKMFQSRLMTFCLSLLFIFSAFEPAHAQYREGYGIGPDMMHWGFGMMRWFGPLFMIVFLVLTIVVIIFLVRWITLTRKPELFSKEEESALDILKKRYAKGEINKQEFEEKKKDLL
- a CDS encoding radical SAM protein, yielding MRKLTKIETFAILSRGIPAYLRGYPTVVSLEMTHSCTANCNHCNRGGEVEGEKRIGPYGYHHLIKTLKPVILQVSGGEPLLRDDLTDILRAMKPNGKHTPYIIVVTNGSLLTKEKYLDFREAGMNQLSISLCFPDKRHDEWRSFQGLYDHLNKLVPKLASLGHNDIVINSTITNENMPHIMDLVRTAERWGVSISFSAYSILRTKERRYTIEKPEDLLKLRCQLDKLKEYKKRNCGHILNADFTIEGTYEFFKNQEIKGCNAGRHFLVITPDGYLKPCSMHDQRYTSLDEIHREFVPNNNCGSCYVSIRSYLDNSLVGLLWQYLANHSFGPRKREKPVLNSYL
- a CDS encoding SHOCT domain-containing protein; translation: MPGVIGIILIIGFFILLVFVVMFLIGWMARRIDSETKSKEATLKKKYEKGEISKEEFESMKKDLL
- a CDS encoding asparagine synthase-related protein; translated protein: MSLFCGMVSPGRDLKEDEINLFHRMIESLCLNKGHSESLLPDNRLIAMGIKYNPKKENPLGEQRQPLKDEKGKIFLFFDGFLANSDELRSHLENKGYIFTTQNNAEAIIHLYQEEGTNSFKKLNGEFVFVLYDSLKKLLYLVRDKTGTRPLYYAILHQKNKKDGLIIFTNQMGTFLHSRAVPRELNEEGLYHFFTYGAVPPPLTLIKGIKKIPAGNFIELMISKNNSSSKFSNELIPRTYWLPIPQSTHTEADENYYIEKVRDLLISSVTRRIKNNKELSIPLGGMDSSALVALARQKDVEMINTYTLSVAYSTVKDEMVDAELLMARRIKDIFKTKHHEMIIKEEDFINLLPRAVEVSPEPCAYYALPEIYHLTKRMAEEDVDTVLLGTLADAIFLDSIPLLDLCRTLESPWSKILFLKKPTAQAIYCLNSLFEKMKGETLLPGLKTKIFEHISKGHEPYLGHKIYLQDFQKKFIFSSPFLKRNEGLSTATLVDLCASKMLEVKPDIKPVEKCVGINLMLVNPETVITYLFNSFSPHSIQPRFPYVDSDLLDFVLGIPLEIRMKNGIQKYLLKKALEGLIPDHAIEMKKIKLGRAGYQVLRKNLTEKLSILLKTSPLLKEGDYFHLDSIKKLLYLHSAGKLSLESYLYPLLVFLYWHELWIEGKDPESMITL
- the lexA gene encoding transcriptional repressor LexA; this encodes MKEELTSKQEKILSFITHHIEDKGYPPTFREIGQFFGMASTNAVKKFINILEEKGYIRRSAKSARALEVIDHTRRQKGIWVPIVGRITAGEPILAVENIEERLLLDPSLAKRENTFLLRVYGDSMIEAGIHDQDLALIKPQKTAENGEIVAVLVDDEATIKRFYRKKERIVLKPANPKYEPIVIKRDAEVKIIGKVIGMIRRYK